A DNA window from Vigna angularis cultivar LongXiaoDou No.4 chromosome 1, ASM1680809v1, whole genome shotgun sequence contains the following coding sequences:
- the LOC108322960 gene encoding uncharacterized protein LOC108322960 translates to MTISVFSVPTPQLCSYKNSWPAPTYPSLYSSSSKLTVTLCSPSTPASVIDEGTSPAPDDIPLVDRSEFVSGCKACGREEIEKGCNGEGRIQGGIATVPGFGWWPIKAYRPCPAFVASGGRYRRQGQSMDEVVSGSGKTSTIGTASDSKKSNKKESVKKSNR, encoded by the exons ATGACAATATCTGTTTTCTCGGTTCCGACGCCTCAGTTGTGCAGCTACAAAAACTCGTGGCCAGCTCCGACCTACCCTTCtctttattcttcttcttcgaaGTTAACTGTTACACTGTGCTCTCCTTCTACTCCAGCTTCTGTTATCGATGAGGGTACTTCTCCTGCGCCAGACGATATTCCTCTTGTTGATCGGTCAGAATTCGTGAG CGGTTGTAAGGCATGTGGAAGAGAAGAAATAGAGAAAGGATGCAATGGTGAAGGAAGGATTCAGGGTGGAATTGCAACAGTGCCAGGGTTTGGGTGGTGGCCTATAAAGGCTTACAGGCCATGCCCTGCATTTGTGGCATCGGGTGGTAGGTATAGGCGACAAGGACAAAGCATGGACGAGGTTGTCTCTGGAAGTGGTAAAACATCCACAATAGGAACTGCCAGTGACTCGAAGAAAAG
- the LOC108322958 gene encoding F-box protein SKIP8: protein MEIFSLFSEPSYVAVAVTALCFLLALYSLLRSFSLPRRFTPPRKHHCDCASDSASVAASGAVPYLNGAVEMLEPSPVPAPVVLGERLTGSSMMEELVPEITTHALSYLDYPSLCRLSMTNSLMRKAANDDNAWKALYHKDFTLEQDSITPTNGWKAYYAATRAIVNINTEFFNIVRDKSLPAMSRFWLNADYVKCIHASGELFSGFNAVMQSWQLVFNWEQGLNFQVRDVRARVLADMAWVTMRTYVDMDTGPFNVTNVFEFHNGRWYMVHHHSSMMNGDVDHQIVHG, encoded by the exons ATGgagattttctctcttttctccgAACCGTCCTACGTCGCCGTTGCCGTGACTGCTCTCTGTTTTCTCCTCGCGCTTTACTCTCTCCTCCGATCGTTTTCCCTTCCACGGAGATTCACTCCGCCGAGGAAGCACCACTGCGATTGCGCCTCCGATTCAGCGTCCGTGGCCGCTTCAGGCGCCGTGCCCTACCTCAACGGCGCCGTTGAAATGCTTGAGCCCAGTCCCGTTCCGGCGCCTGTGGTCTTGGGGGAGCGGTTGACGGGGTCTTCCATGATGGAGGAACTGGTTCCGGAGATTACGACGCACGCGCTCAGTTACTTGGATTATCCCAGTCTCTGCCGTCTCTCCATGACCAATTCTTTGATGCGAAAGGCCGCGAATGATGATAACGCTTGGAAGGCCTTGTATCACAAG GACTTTACATTGGAACAAGATAGTATCACACCCACCAATGGGTGGAAGGCGTACTATGCTGCAACAAGAGCAATTGTGAATATTAATACAGAATTCTTCAATATTGTAAGAGATAAGTCTCTTCCGGCAATGAGTCGTTTTTGGCTGAATGCAGATTATGTGAAGTGCATTCATGCCTCAGGAGAACTCTTTTCCGG GTTTAATGCAGTAATGCAGAGTTGGCAACTAGTATTCAACTGGGAGCAAGGATTGAATTTTCAGGTTCGAGATGTGCGCGCTCGCGTCTTGGCAGACATGGCTTGGGTTACCATGAGAACATATGTTGACATGGATACAGGGCCATTCAATGTGACAAATGTTTTTGAGTTCCATAATGGACGGTGGTATATGGTTCATCATCACAGTTCTATGATGAATGGGGATGTGGACCATCAGATAGTGCATGGATAA